A portion of the Verrucomicrobiota bacterium genome contains these proteins:
- a CDS encoding NPCBM/NEW2 domain-containing protein, with the protein MTSPAQPSHTQPVSVARRICRSLLLAILPAFVTPSGLAAATAQPDYLSDHPELILSNTQDWGVLGFDSAAHAPDKEGVTLQIGEKTFAKGLGHHANGVISLMTDGQYESFDAEIGVQPCSGGSVIFRVIVDGHPRFDSGVMRSGDAPKPVHVSVAGAQEVRLEANDAGDGINCDMANWADARLVLAANATKVRRAETSVDMAPFARVVTWDPKRLDGARARRIEEFRADDLFTETELKPNRSGSYSVPAWTNGVGCIGLQWLNRRALRELALEFADATKVPATNAVRVEGWFGESAWQGNWRPLNGEFHREGARLIFSLAPKAGVIQTQKIRWILPATPQPSLVRLSAFTRSSWATTNLFVQFERPKAGARGELTICNGEPVAKSEIRNLKAGIAWKLSQPLHVSVRFSRPSSFKSDPTVLQFRLPTGNVGVAVEDVLTNDCVYLPDLSLFVAREPLPVTLADYKRRIAGRKTILEEVRALPDQTLAQAMARTHHDFQREGPVLLSLACDNVKFVVERDGVVRCVVATNAAVVKHETWLELKPQFGDGKPGNLSRTLDGGWLPIPIITVARDGVEYRQRSFVAPCDEPGGEPARFNRRSVCVVEFTITNTQSNPAEAMLSLNFADRRTGNAQVKFAPDSRGWLVSSERGSLALAATAAATPLLATAQEGILKLSGTLPANGTAQFAIFVPAQADTALDRLEVAPLRAATEDYWKAVLAPAMQIATPDPLLNDVIRSSQVRCWIDARNEADGARLAAWIAAMHYGPLESESHSVIRGMDCMGHADFARRSLEFFVHRYNTNGFLTTGYTTFGTAWHLWTLGEHYQLTRDKAWLRQIAPEIARVGHWIVRQTDKTKTSVAADVRRRNESLPETPVRLFTSAATPECGLMPPGVLADWNSFAYHFAMNAYYSAALRGLGDALGDIGHPDATFFKRHAAELRANTLRAYAWTQSRSPALALRDGTWIPHYPSQVQSPGKLTDFFPGQDAGRSWCYDVELGAHQLVPTGVLDPRSREVERMLDHLEDVQFLADGWFDYPARTNHTDWFNLGGFSKVQPYYTRNCEVYALRDDVKPFVRSYFNTIAAMLNPEVLTMWEHFHHSGAWDKTHETGYFLHQTRTMLVEERGNELWLAPFATSNWLRAGQRVSVKNAPTRFGEVSYEIKSRAGQGYIEATINPPTRRTPRILVLRLRHPDGKPMRTVTVNGKAHRKFDPKAETVRIVPDKAATIVVRASY; encoded by the coding sequence ATGACCTCTCCCGCACAACCTTCGCACACTCAACCGGTTTCAGTCGCCCGGAGAATTTGCCGCAGTCTGTTGCTGGCAATTCTCCCGGCCTTCGTGACACCGAGTGGGCTCGCGGCCGCAACGGCTCAGCCTGATTATCTGTCGGATCATCCCGAGCTCATTCTCTCCAACACGCAGGATTGGGGCGTGTTGGGTTTCGACTCCGCCGCGCACGCGCCGGACAAAGAGGGAGTAACGCTCCAGATCGGCGAAAAGACTTTCGCGAAAGGTCTCGGCCATCACGCCAACGGCGTCATCTCGCTGATGACCGACGGTCAATACGAGAGTTTCGACGCGGAGATCGGCGTCCAACCATGCAGTGGCGGCAGTGTGATCTTCCGCGTCATCGTGGACGGCCACCCACGATTCGACAGCGGTGTCATGCGCAGTGGCGACGCGCCGAAGCCGGTTCACGTTTCGGTCGCCGGCGCGCAGGAAGTGCGGCTCGAAGCCAATGATGCGGGTGATGGCATCAATTGCGACATGGCAAACTGGGCCGATGCCCGGCTTGTGCTTGCCGCAAACGCCACAAAAGTCCGACGCGCCGAAACATCCGTGGACATGGCGCCGTTCGCGCGCGTCGTGACTTGGGATCCAAAACGCTTGGACGGCGCGCGCGCGCGCCGCATTGAGGAATTTCGCGCAGACGATCTCTTCACCGAAACCGAACTGAAACCAAATCGAAGCGGGAGCTACTCCGTGCCCGCCTGGACCAACGGCGTTGGCTGCATTGGCCTGCAGTGGCTCAACCGCCGCGCGCTTCGTGAGCTGGCGCTGGAGTTCGCCGACGCGACGAAAGTTCCGGCAACGAACGCCGTGCGCGTCGAAGGCTGGTTTGGCGAGTCCGCGTGGCAGGGAAATTGGAGACCGCTGAACGGCGAATTTCACCGCGAGGGCGCTCGGCTGATTTTCAGCCTCGCTCCCAAAGCGGGCGTGATTCAAACACAGAAGATTCGCTGGATTCTCCCGGCTACTCCCCAGCCTTCTTTGGTTCGGCTCTCTGCCTTCACGCGATCGAGTTGGGCCACGACGAATCTTTTTGTGCAGTTCGAGCGGCCAAAGGCGGGCGCACGCGGCGAACTCACCATTTGCAACGGTGAACCGGTTGCCAAATCCGAAATCCGAAATCTGAAAGCCGGAATCGCATGGAAACTGTCTCAACCACTTCACGTAAGCGTCCGCTTTAGCCGTCCATCGTCGTTTAAGTCCGACCCGACGGTGCTCCAGTTCCGTCTTCCGACGGGCAATGTCGGGGTCGCCGTCGAAGACGTGCTGACGAATGACTGCGTTTATTTGCCCGACCTCAGCCTGTTCGTCGCGCGCGAGCCGCTGCCGGTCACGCTGGCCGACTACAAGCGCCGCATCGCGGGCCGAAAGACCATCCTCGAGGAAGTTCGCGCCTTGCCCGACCAGACGCTCGCGCAGGCGATGGCGAGAACACACCACGATTTCCAACGCGAAGGTCCGGTGCTGCTCTCGCTGGCGTGCGACAACGTCAAGTTTGTCGTCGAGCGCGACGGCGTGGTGCGCTGCGTGGTCGCGACGAACGCGGCGGTTGTCAAACACGAAACATGGCTCGAACTGAAGCCGCAATTTGGCGACGGAAAACCCGGCAACCTGTCACGCACGCTCGACGGTGGCTGGTTGCCAATTCCGATCATCACGGTCGCGCGCGACGGCGTGGAGTATCGCCAGCGCAGTTTCGTCGCGCCTTGCGACGAACCGGGCGGCGAGCCGGCCCGGTTCAATCGTCGTTCCGTTTGCGTGGTGGAATTCACCATCACCAACACGCAGTCGAATCCGGCGGAGGCGATGCTTTCTTTGAATTTCGCTGACCGCCGGACCGGAAACGCCCAGGTGAAATTCGCGCCTGATTCGCGCGGGTGGCTGGTGAGCAGCGAGCGCGGCTCCCTAGCCCTGGCCGCGACCGCCGCCGCGACTCCGTTGTTGGCCACAGCCCAGGAAGGCATACTCAAACTTTCCGGCACGCTGCCGGCTAATGGCACCGCGCAGTTCGCGATCTTCGTCCCTGCACAAGCCGATACCGCGCTCGACCGGCTCGAAGTTGCACCACTCCGCGCTGCGACCGAGGACTACTGGAAAGCCGTGCTCGCGCCCGCGATGCAAATCGCCACGCCCGATCCGCTGTTGAACGACGTGATCCGTTCGTCGCAAGTGCGTTGTTGGATTGATGCGCGCAACGAAGCCGACGGCGCGCGCCTCGCCGCGTGGATAGCCGCGATGCACTACGGCCCGCTGGAAAGCGAATCGCATTCGGTCATTCGCGGAATGGACTGCATGGGCCACGCGGATTTCGCCCGCCGATCGCTGGAGTTCTTCGTCCATCGCTACAACACCAACGGTTTTCTGACGACGGGCTACACGACGTTCGGCACGGCGTGGCATTTGTGGACGCTCGGCGAGCATTACCAGCTCACGCGCGACAAGGCGTGGCTGCGGCAAATCGCGCCGGAAATTGCGCGCGTCGGCCACTGGATTGTCCGGCAGACGGACAAAACGAAAACATCCGTAGCCGCCGACGTGAGGAGGCGGAACGAATCATTGCCAGAGACGCCAGTCCGCCTCTTCACGTCGGCGGCCACACCCGAATGCGGTCTCATGCCGCCGGGTGTTTTGGCGGATTGGAATTCCTTCGCCTATCACTTCGCGATGAACGCGTATTACTCGGCGGCTTTGCGCGGATTGGGCGATGCCCTTGGCGACATCGGTCATCCTGACGCTACGTTCTTCAAACGCCACGCCGCAGAACTGCGAGCCAACACGCTGCGCGCTTATGCCTGGACGCAATCGCGCTCGCCTGCGCTTGCGCTCCGTGACGGCACGTGGATTCCGCACTACCCGTCTCAGGTCCAGAGTCCCGGCAAGCTCACGGATTTTTTTCCCGGGCAGGATGCCGGCCGCAGTTGGTGTTACGATGTGGAGCTTGGCGCGCATCAACTTGTACCAACCGGCGTGCTTGACCCGCGCAGCCGTGAGGTCGAGCGAATGCTGGATCACCTCGAAGACGTGCAGTTTCTCGCTGACGGCTGGTTTGATTATCCCGCGAGGACAAATCACACCGACTGGTTCAACCTAGGCGGCTTCTCGAAAGTGCAGCCCTACTACACGCGCAACTGCGAAGTCTATGCGCTGCGGGACGACGTTAAGCCCTTTGTCCGCTCCTATTTCAACACCATCGCCGCGATGTTGAATCCGGAAGTGCTCACGATGTGGGAACATTTTCATCACAGCGGCGCGTGGGACAAGACACACGAGACTGGATACTTCCTGCATCAGACACGCACCATGCTCGTGGAGGAACGCGGCAACGAACTCTGGCTCGCGCCGTTCGCGACGAGCAACTGGCTGCGCGCAGGGCAGCGCGTCTCGGTGAAGAATGCTCCAACTCGATTTGGCGAGGTCAGTTACGAGATAAAGTCACGCGCGGGCCAGGGCTACATTGAAGCCACAATCAATCCGCCAACCCGACGGACGCCGAGAATTTTGGTGCTTCGATTGCGGCATCCCGACGGCAAACCGATGCGCACGGTGACGGTAAATGGAAAGGCGCACCGTAAGTTCGACCCGAAGGCGGAAACCGTCCGGATCGTTCCCGACAAGGCCGCGACCATCGTCGTGCGAGCCAGCTATTGA
- a CDS encoding helix-turn-helix transcriptional regulator, which produces MFGTFIKELRARQRLGLRELCLKTGYDPSNWSKIEREVSPPPKDDKTLREWAKQLGLKPDTDGWHKFFNYAAVDAGRIPDHLLKDEELAAHLPVFFRTLSGQKPSREDLDKLVKLLRER; this is translated from the coding sequence ATGTTTGGAACATTCATCAAAGAACTGAGAGCGCGACAACGGCTCGGCCTGCGCGAGTTGTGCCTCAAGACCGGTTACGACCCCAGCAACTGGAGCAAGATCGAGCGCGAGGTCTCACCTCCACCCAAAGACGATAAAACCCTTCGCGAATGGGCGAAACAACTCGGCCTCAAGCCCGACACCGACGGCTGGCACAAGTTCTTCAATTACGCCGCCGTGGACGCCGGGCGCATTCCGGACCATCTGCTCAAGGACGAGGAACTCGCCGCGCACCTGCCGGTTTTCTTCCGCACACTCTCCGGCCAGAAACCGTCGCGCGAAGACTTGGACAAGCTGGTCAAACTGCTCCGCGAGCGATGA
- a CDS encoding AAA family ATPase, which yields MHISKVTIENFRCFGEGDDRLELSLRPGLTALVGENDAGKTAVIDALRFALGTTDQDWFRLEDADFRPRAAAKQFKEIRIVCKFEGLSDEDKRAFIEYLSYEEIGGDHHQFLFVNWTAENTGETRKGRPYRRVEVHSGKNGDGPSIAPEAREFLRATYLRPLRDAEESLLAGRGSRLAQVLRQSNQIREGQDIWDDSKSLKDLDLSMRGIANLVNHLLEKHKGVEVARGEIDKNLSQLAILGDTLASTITVGGAKASPDAQLTELLEKLDLRLGGAGKLGLGSDNLLFMACELLLLAKESVGNRLLLIEEPEAHLHPQRQLRVMKYLQEQAEKEKESIQIIVTTHSPNLASAIKLNNLVMMHKGRAFSMAEQQTKLDSSDYRFLERFLDVTKANLFFARGVMIVEGDAENILLPTLAKLLGRDFTKHGVSIVNVGGVGLRRYAKIFQRKDEEKDRVLEIPVACVTDMDVMPDCAPVIIGKVEGGVDWPAPVARRWLAKKDFKNEEALAVHRIEKIAKAAGQRVQTFVSDEWTLEFDLALGPKNENGGFSAGLAKDVFVAASLADQDDAINANKKTVADVEQDAEKEFAALEAVVVGKDHCSKEEVLASHVYAKFVKRGVSKPIAAQYLASRLQVRKKDNVPLSLEDWHELLPKYLVRAIDCVTREFEAAPEGKPEPNE from the coding sequence ATGCACATTTCCAAAGTCACGATTGAAAACTTCCGTTGCTTCGGTGAGGGGGACGACCGTCTTGAGCTCTCATTACGTCCTGGCTTGACAGCTTTGGTTGGCGAAAACGATGCGGGCAAGACAGCCGTGATTGATGCGCTACGCTTCGCACTCGGAACAACCGATCAAGATTGGTTCCGACTGGAGGATGCTGACTTCCGTCCCCGGGCAGCCGCTAAACAATTCAAAGAAATCAGGATCGTCTGCAAATTCGAGGGTTTAAGTGACGAGGACAAGAGGGCGTTCATTGAGTATTTGAGTTACGAGGAAATCGGTGGCGACCATCACCAATTCCTTTTTGTCAATTGGACGGCTGAGAATACAGGGGAGACGCGCAAGGGGCGGCCTTACCGACGTGTCGAAGTTCACTCGGGAAAGAACGGGGACGGCCCCAGTATCGCCCCGGAAGCTCGTGAATTTCTGCGTGCCACCTATCTTCGACCGTTGCGGGACGCCGAGGAATCCCTTTTGGCCGGGCGTGGCTCTCGGCTGGCACAAGTGTTACGTCAGTCGAATCAGATTCGGGAAGGGCAGGATATTTGGGATGATTCCAAGAGCCTGAAAGACCTGGATCTCAGCATGCGCGGGATCGCCAATTTGGTCAATCACCTGCTTGAGAAGCACAAAGGAGTCGAAGTGGCACGAGGCGAGATTGACAAAAACCTCAGCCAACTTGCCATTCTTGGAGATACCCTCGCGAGCACCATAACAGTTGGCGGAGCAAAAGCCTCACCTGACGCGCAACTAACAGAGTTGCTGGAGAAACTTGATCTCCGCCTTGGCGGCGCCGGCAAACTTGGTTTGGGCTCGGATAACCTCTTGTTCATGGCTTGCGAACTCCTTCTGTTGGCAAAAGAAAGCGTGGGGAACAGGTTGCTCTTGATTGAGGAACCGGAAGCACATCTTCATCCTCAGCGGCAGTTGCGGGTGATGAAATACTTGCAGGAGCAGGCCGAGAAGGAGAAGGAAAGCATTCAGATCATCGTTACCACTCACAGCCCCAACCTTGCATCGGCAATCAAACTGAACAACCTCGTGATGATGCACAAGGGGCGCGCGTTTTCGATGGCCGAACAACAAACGAAATTGGATTCGTCGGACTACCGTTTCCTCGAACGCTTTCTTGATGTCACCAAGGCGAATCTTTTTTTCGCTCGTGGCGTGATGATCGTCGAAGGTGACGCAGAGAACATCTTGCTACCCACTTTAGCAAAACTCCTTGGTCGTGATTTCACGAAACATGGCGTGTCTATCGTGAATGTGGGCGGTGTTGGCCTGCGACGCTACGCAAAGATTTTTCAGCGCAAGGATGAAGAAAAAGACCGCGTGCTCGAGATTCCGGTCGCTTGCGTGACTGACATGGACGTAATGCCGGACTGCGCGCCTGTGATTATTGGAAAAGTTGAAGGAGGCGTTGACTGGCCAGCCCCAGTCGCCCGTCGCTGGCTCGCTAAGAAAGACTTCAAAAATGAAGAAGCCTTGGCCGTGCATCGCATTGAAAAGATCGCCAAAGCTGCCGGTCAACGCGTCCAAACGTTCGTCTCTGACGAATGGACTTTGGAGTTTGACCTCGCACTTGGCCCAAAAAACGAGAACGGTGGTTTCTCCGCCGGACTGGCTAAAGACGTTTTCGTTGCCGCCTCTCTCGCCGATCAAGATGACGCGATAAACGCAAACAAGAAGACAGTAGCCGACGTAGAACAAGATGCTGAGAAAGAATTTGCTGCTCTTGAGGCCGTGGTGGTGGGGAAGGATCATTGCTCAAAGGAAGAGGTGCTTGCGTCGCATGTTTACGCGAAATTTGTCAAGAGAGGCGTTTCCAAACCCATCGCCGCCCAATACTTGGCGAGCCGGCTACAGGTCAGGAAGAAGGACAATGTTCCACTCAGCCTTGAGGATTGGCACGAGCTCCTGCCGAAATATCTCGTGCGTGCAATTGACTGCGTAACTCGAGAATTTGAAGCTGCACCTGAGGGGAAACCAGAACCGAATGAGTGA